In Persicimonas caeni, a single window of DNA contains:
- a CDS encoding cobalamin-binding protein produces the protein MNLHIRDFPERIVCLVEEPTEILYELGEEDRIVGISAYTVRPERAKDEKPVVSAFIGGSVDKICALEPDLIIGFSDIQGELAKKLIEANQQVLIFNQRTIQDILDVIVSIGRIVGKEERAKELARGYIERLEAAKARTDAQAHRPPVYFEEWPDPQISAIRWVSQLVELAGGRDIFSEKSHGKGAKERYVDHAGVIEHAPEAIIASWCGKPVDCDSIRNREGYETVPAVQNDEIYELDPSIILQPGPAALTDGLDALEAIIRPLAE, from the coding sequence ATGAACCTGCATATTCGCGACTTCCCCGAACGTATCGTCTGCCTCGTCGAAGAGCCCACCGAGATCTTGTACGAGCTCGGCGAAGAAGACCGCATCGTGGGCATCAGCGCCTACACCGTGCGCCCCGAGCGCGCCAAAGACGAGAAACCGGTCGTCTCGGCGTTTATCGGCGGCAGCGTCGACAAAATCTGCGCACTCGAGCCCGACCTGATCATCGGGTTTTCGGATATCCAGGGAGAGCTGGCCAAGAAGCTCATCGAAGCGAACCAGCAGGTGCTCATCTTCAACCAGCGCACCATCCAGGACATCCTCGACGTGATCGTCTCCATCGGCCGGATTGTGGGGAAGGAAGAGCGCGCCAAGGAGCTCGCGCGCGGCTATATCGAGCGGCTCGAGGCGGCCAAGGCGCGCACTGACGCCCAGGCGCACCGCCCGCCGGTGTACTTCGAGGAGTGGCCCGACCCGCAGATCTCGGCCATTCGATGGGTCAGCCAGCTCGTCGAGCTGGCCGGCGGGCGCGACATCTTCTCGGAGAAGTCACACGGCAAGGGCGCCAAGGAGCGCTACGTCGACCACGCCGGGGTCATCGAGCACGCCCCGGAGGCGATCATCGCCTCGTGGTGCGGCAAGCCGGTCGATTGTGATTCGATTCGCAATCGGGAGGGGTACGAGACAGTGCCCGCGGTCCAAAACGACGAGATCTACGAGCTCGACCCGTCGATCATCCTGCAGCCGGGCCCGGCCGCGCTGACCGACGGCCTCGACGCGCTGGAGGCGATCATCCGGCCGTTGGCCGAATGA